One part of the Bradyrhizobium sp. CB1650 genome encodes these proteins:
- a CDS encoding amino acid ABC transporter substrate-binding protein: MRLPTVVLALTCLASAASAEDLSGTLQKVKETKKITLGYQEASVPSSYLDGNQKPVGFAMDICLKIVDAVKKQLGMPDIAVDYLAVTSSNRIPLMVNGTLDLHCSATTNNADRQKQVAFTNTHFLSATRFAAKKAAKINTIDDLKGKSVTAVAGSVNLTQLAKVNTERNLGINILPAKDQAEAFLMLETDRAQAYALDDVQLAVAIARSKEPALFMISEETFSKPEPYGIMLRREDAPFKALADRATAELYQSPEIEVLYKKWLQSPTPPNGLNYNVPMSLTLRNAFKKPSSSFDPDVYVVN; the protein is encoded by the coding sequence ATGCGATTACCGACCGTCGTCCTGGCCCTGACATGTCTTGCGAGCGCCGCCTCGGCCGAAGACCTCTCGGGCACGCTCCAGAAGGTCAAGGAGACGAAGAAGATCACGCTGGGCTACCAGGAGGCGTCCGTTCCCTCCAGCTATCTGGACGGAAACCAGAAGCCGGTCGGCTTTGCCATGGATATCTGCCTCAAGATCGTGGACGCCGTGAAGAAGCAGCTCGGCATGCCTGATATCGCGGTGGACTACCTTGCGGTGACGTCGTCGAACCGCATTCCGCTGATGGTCAACGGCACTCTCGATCTGCACTGCTCGGCGACCACCAACAACGCCGATCGACAGAAGCAGGTGGCCTTTACCAACACGCATTTCCTCAGCGCAACGCGATTCGCCGCCAAGAAGGCTGCAAAGATCAACACCATCGACGATCTCAAAGGCAAGTCGGTCACGGCGGTGGCCGGGTCGGTCAACCTGACGCAACTCGCCAAGGTCAACACCGAACGCAATCTCGGCATCAACATCCTGCCGGCCAAGGACCAGGCCGAGGCCTTCCTGATGCTCGAGACCGACCGGGCGCAGGCCTACGCACTGGACGACGTGCAGCTTGCGGTCGCGATAGCGCGATCGAAAGAGCCGGCGCTATTCATGATCAGCGAGGAGACGTTTTCGAAGCCCGAGCCCTACGGCATCATGCTGCGCAGGGAGGACGCGCCGTTCAAGGCCCTTGCCGATCGCGCCACCGCGGAACTCTACCAGAGCCCGGAGATCGAGGTTCTCTACAAGAAGTGGCTGCAATCGCCGACGCCGCCGAACGGCCTCAACTACAACGTCCCGATGTCGCTGACCCTGCGCAATGCCTTCAAGAAGCCGAGCTCGAGCTTCGATCCCGACGTGTACGTGGTGAATTGA
- a CDS encoding amidohydrolase family protein, with amino-acid sequence MATEMPATSLFRGPDRDASDNVVLRHDGGLITEISEGAGPASGPRSFVIPAFINAHDHARATASSFGAVGMPLESWILRTVLGTPIDPYLTAASALARSARAGCAAMMLHYTRPSGTMPLVDEARAVAKAASDVGIRIAFAIAVRDRNPIVYGDAEPVLSGLPSDDRRTIEELFVRAPMSPKDYIDLTDAVAAAIAGPMVDVQLGPAGVQWCSRPLLEAVAENSARTGRRVHMHLLETTYQRAWADQNFPDMVRWLRDTGFLSERLTLAHCVHARPDELEMIAASGARVVTNFSSNMHLRSGLAPIAAAHKCGCAIAVGVDGLALDEDDDILREMRLVQMVHGGLGFRSTWTPAEMFALAIRNGRRATGAPGCGELAVGSPADFVVIDLDRLDRDQIMPVDPMALLFARGNASLVKKVVVAGRTIARDGACTGVDLPAVERELRAKYRANVGHFAKFQRVWQPLSERLSGWFEQQLTCQ; translated from the coding sequence ATGGCTACGGAGATGCCGGCAACCAGCCTGTTCCGTGGCCCTGACCGCGACGCCAGCGACAACGTCGTGCTGCGGCACGACGGCGGTCTCATCACCGAAATCTCGGAAGGAGCGGGCCCGGCTAGCGGACCTCGCTCCTTCGTCATTCCGGCCTTCATCAACGCCCATGATCATGCACGCGCGACTGCGTCGTCGTTCGGGGCGGTCGGCATGCCGCTGGAAAGCTGGATCCTGCGGACTGTCCTGGGAACGCCGATCGATCCGTATCTGACCGCGGCTTCCGCCCTGGCGCGTTCGGCGAGGGCCGGCTGCGCCGCCATGATGCTGCACTACACCCGTCCGAGCGGTACCATGCCTCTGGTCGATGAAGCTAGGGCGGTTGCCAAGGCCGCGTCCGACGTCGGCATCCGCATCGCCTTTGCGATCGCCGTGCGCGATCGGAACCCGATCGTCTATGGCGACGCCGAGCCGGTTCTCTCGGGACTTCCGAGCGACGACCGCAGGACGATCGAGGAGCTGTTCGTTCGGGCCCCGATGTCGCCAAAGGACTATATTGATCTCACCGACGCGGTCGCCGCGGCCATTGCCGGCCCGATGGTCGATGTGCAGCTCGGGCCTGCCGGCGTGCAATGGTGCTCGAGGCCGCTCCTGGAAGCGGTCGCAGAGAATTCGGCCAGGACCGGCCGACGCGTCCACATGCATCTGCTGGAGACCACCTACCAGCGCGCCTGGGCCGATCAGAACTTTCCGGACATGGTGCGCTGGCTCCGCGACACCGGTTTTCTCTCGGAACGGCTGACGCTCGCTCACTGCGTTCATGCGCGCCCCGATGAGCTCGAGATGATCGCTGCTTCCGGCGCGCGCGTCGTCACCAATTTCAGCTCGAACATGCATCTGCGCTCCGGGTTGGCGCCGATCGCCGCCGCGCACAAATGCGGTTGCGCGATCGCCGTCGGCGTCGACGGGTTGGCGCTGGACGAAGACGACGATATCCTGCGGGAGATGCGGTTGGTGCAGATGGTCCATGGCGGTCTCGGCTTCAGATCGACATGGACTCCCGCCGAGATGTTCGCACTCGCAATCCGCAATGGCCGGCGCGCGACCGGAGCGCCCGGGTGCGGAGAGCTGGCCGTCGGCAGCCCGGCCGACTTCGTCGTGATCGATCTCGACCGGCTCGACCGCGACCAGATCATGCCCGTCGACCCCATGGCGCTGCTGTTCGCGCGGGGCAATGCCTCGCTGGTGAAGAAGGTCGTCGTCGCCGGCAGGACGATCGCAAGGGACGGGGCTTGCACCGGCGTCGACCTGCCGGCGGTCGAACGAGAGCTGCGCGCGAAGTACCGCGCCAATGTCGGCCATTTCGCGAAGTTTCAGCGGGTATGGCAGCCCCTGTCGGAGCGATTGTCAGGCTGGTTCGAGCAGCAGCTCACCTGCCAGTGA
- a CDS encoding ABC transporter substrate-binding protein, producing MLRKLSTALVGLVLSAGLATAEETTVKFTLGWKTQGSDAAFFYAKDNGFFREEGLNVVIDQGEGSGATVTRIMSGAYDAGFGDVNAIIQNAAAKPQDAPVMVYMMWNQPPFAIVAKKTSGINTIKDFEGHTLGGAQGTPTTRLLPVFTRKNGLDGEKIKISNMAPNLQEPMLIKGDIDAALVFNITSYFNLVLNRQDPDKDFKWFSFGEYGLDLYSNGVMVSRKLLASNPKAVAGLVRAINKGAIAVAKDQNAGMKAALNYDNLIDVAVEKRRLQYSFEKLIVSPEMKEIGIGDIKDDRMARAIGIVVEGYQLARAPTPAEVFSREFLPPRTERELVYTAN from the coding sequence ATGTTGAGAAAGTTAAGTACCGCGCTCGTGGGATTGGTCCTGTCCGCGGGCCTCGCCACGGCCGAGGAAACCACGGTCAAGTTCACGCTGGGCTGGAAGACGCAGGGCAGCGACGCGGCGTTCTTCTACGCCAAGGACAACGGCTTCTTCAGGGAAGAAGGCCTCAACGTCGTCATCGACCAGGGAGAGGGCTCCGGCGCCACCGTCACGCGCATCATGTCGGGCGCCTATGACGCGGGCTTCGGCGACGTCAACGCGATCATCCAGAATGCCGCGGCCAAGCCGCAGGACGCGCCCGTCATGGTCTACATGATGTGGAACCAACCGCCGTTTGCGATCGTCGCGAAGAAGACCAGCGGCATCAACACCATCAAGGATTTCGAAGGCCATACGCTCGGCGGGGCGCAGGGCACGCCGACGACGCGGCTGCTACCGGTGTTTACGCGCAAGAACGGGCTCGACGGCGAGAAGATCAAGATCTCCAACATGGCTCCCAATCTCCAGGAGCCGATGCTGATCAAGGGCGACATCGACGCGGCCCTCGTTTTCAACATCACCAGCTACTTCAACCTGGTGCTCAACCGCCAGGATCCGGACAAGGACTTCAAATGGTTCTCGTTCGGCGAGTACGGTCTCGACCTCTATTCCAATGGCGTGATGGTCTCGCGCAAGCTGCTCGCCTCCAACCCGAAGGCGGTGGCCGGCCTCGTGCGCGCCATCAACAAGGGTGCCATCGCGGTGGCCAAGGATCAGAATGCCGGCATGAAGGCGGCGCTGAACTACGACAATTTGATCGACGTTGCTGTCGAAAAGCGGCGGTTGCAATATTCCTTCGAGAAGTTGATCGTCTCGCCGGAGATGAAGGAGATCGGCATCGGCGACATCAAGGACGACCGCATGGCGCGCGCCATCGGCATCGTGGTCGAGGGCTACCAGCTCGCACGGGCGCCGACGCCGGCGGAAGTCTTCTCCCGCGAATTCCTGCCGCCGCGTACGGAGCGGGAGCTGGTGTATACTGCCAATTGA
- a CDS encoding ABC transporter permease: MFGIDVRQKAWSAGLIVLFFVAWELFCLMTGMSDLVLPRPSQVFVTLVQRFPVLWPHIVQTLATTMSGFVLGVALGVALGAIIGVSKTAYDTCYPLLIGFSSIPKVAVVPIFVLWFGSGTVPAVLTALSICFFPIVVNIATGLATTEPELEDVLKALGASKFDILWNVGLPRTMPFFFASLKVAISYAFVGAVLSETVASNRGIGNVMMTASSNFNVPLVFAGLFVLAGLGVALYVVFSLIEGQVTGWATRKNDVIAT, translated from the coding sequence ATGTTCGGGATCGATGTCAGGCAGAAGGCGTGGTCGGCGGGACTGATCGTGCTGTTCTTCGTCGCCTGGGAGCTGTTCTGTCTGATGACGGGTATGTCCGACCTGGTGCTGCCGCGACCGTCGCAGGTGTTCGTTACGCTGGTCCAGCGCTTTCCGGTGCTGTGGCCGCATATCGTGCAGACGCTCGCCACCACGATGTCCGGCTTCGTCCTTGGCGTCGCGCTCGGTGTCGCCCTTGGTGCGATCATCGGCGTCTCCAAGACGGCCTATGACACCTGCTATCCGCTGCTGATCGGATTCTCTTCCATCCCGAAGGTCGCCGTGGTGCCGATCTTCGTGCTGTGGTTCGGCTCGGGCACGGTGCCGGCGGTGCTGACCGCACTATCGATCTGCTTTTTCCCGATCGTGGTCAACATCGCGACGGGCCTTGCGACGACCGAGCCCGAGCTGGAGGACGTCCTGAAGGCACTCGGCGCCAGCAAGTTCGATATCCTCTGGAACGTCGGCCTGCCCAGGACCATGCCGTTCTTCTTCGCTTCGCTGAAGGTCGCGATTTCCTACGCCTTCGTCGGCGCGGTGCTGTCGGAGACGGTCGCCTCCAACCGCGGCATCGGCAACGTGATGATGACCGCGTCGTCCAATTTCAACGTGCCGCTGGTGTTCGCCGGGCTGTTCGTGCTCGCCGGGCTCGGCGTCGCGCTCTACGTCGTGTTCTCGCTGATCGAAGGGCAGGTCACCGGCTGGGCGACGCGCAAGAACGACGTGATCGCCACCTGA
- a CDS encoding ABC transporter ATP-binding protein yields MQPNSQFAGQPVPEEAAATAIELSEASVTFGRGDRAVPALSKTTLRVADGEFVALVGPSGCGKSTILRLVSGLVQPTSGVVIVGGREVAARAMRVGMAFQNPTMLPWMTIERNIMLPLKIVEPFRSNFRRLRKSEFRDKANALLEQVGLKGFGSRYPWQLSGGMLQRANLCRALIHEPRMLLLDEPFGALDQFTREELWAILQNLWMTHKPTVLLVTHDLREAGFLASRICVMSARPGRILDDSRVEFARPRTVAMTFEPDFVALNQKLRAFIEDARSAAQQGTG; encoded by the coding sequence ATGCAACCAAATTCGCAATTTGCCGGTCAGCCTGTTCCGGAAGAAGCCGCCGCGACAGCGATCGAGCTGTCTGAGGCGTCCGTAACCTTCGGCCGCGGCGATCGCGCGGTGCCCGCTCTGTCGAAGACGACCCTGCGGGTCGCCGATGGCGAGTTTGTCGCTCTGGTCGGCCCGTCCGGATGCGGCAAATCGACCATCTTGCGTCTCGTCAGCGGCCTGGTGCAGCCGACGAGCGGCGTCGTCATCGTCGGCGGCCGCGAGGTCGCGGCCCGCGCGATGCGGGTGGGCATGGCCTTCCAGAATCCGACCATGTTGCCCTGGATGACGATCGAGCGGAACATCATGCTGCCGCTGAAGATCGTCGAGCCGTTCCGCTCCAATTTCCGCAGGCTGCGCAAGAGCGAATTCCGCGACAAGGCCAATGCGCTGCTGGAGCAAGTGGGCCTCAAAGGCTTTGGCAGCCGTTATCCATGGCAGCTCTCCGGCGGCATGCTCCAACGCGCCAATCTGTGCCGCGCGCTGATCCACGAGCCGCGAATGCTCCTGCTCGACGAGCCCTTCGGCGCGCTCGACCAGTTCACCCGCGAGGAGTTGTGGGCGATCCTGCAGAACCTCTGGATGACGCATAAGCCGACAGTGCTGCTCGTCACGCACGATCTGCGCGAAGCCGGTTTCCTCGCCAGCCGCATCTGCGTGATGAGCGCGCGCCCCGGCCGCATCCTCGATGACAGCCGCGTCGAATTCGCCCGTCCGCGCACGGTCGCCATGACCTTTGAGCCGGACTTTGTCGCGCTGAACCAGAAGCTGCGCGCCTTCATCGAGGATGCGCGCAGCGCGGCCCAACAGGGGACAGGCTGA
- a CDS encoding GntR family transcriptional regulator, giving the protein MATRATSKTSESSDKVSVICRALRRAIIEQALEPGAKLPEDALGERFGVSRTIARHALGQLAAEGLVELRRNRIAVVATPSWQEARDAFDIRIQLERLVVRQLAGKLTKSQIAELNAHVDAEDRARDGSDPVSIRLATEFHILLAHMTNSPILVRYVSEVAYRCCLTLSLYSRPHSTECAINEHRAIIAALAKGDEARVMELMHHHLDSVANRALVAPAPQRGRDLLDILAPYADEVTSERVVKLPKLARR; this is encoded by the coding sequence ATGGCGACGCGCGCCACCAGCAAGACTTCCGAATCGTCAGACAAGGTCAGCGTGATCTGCCGCGCGCTGCGGCGTGCGATCATCGAGCAGGCGCTCGAACCCGGCGCAAAGCTGCCCGAGGACGCGCTCGGCGAACGTTTTGGCGTCAGCCGCACCATTGCCCGCCACGCGCTGGGACAGCTTGCCGCCGAAGGCCTCGTCGAGCTGCGCCGCAACCGGATCGCGGTGGTGGCGACGCCGAGTTGGCAGGAGGCGCGCGACGCCTTCGACATCCGCATCCAGCTCGAGCGGCTGGTGGTCCGCCAGCTCGCGGGCAAGCTGACCAAGAGCCAGATCGCCGAGCTGAATGCCCACGTCGATGCCGAGGATCGGGCGCGCGACGGCTCGGACCCGGTCTCGATCCGGCTCGCCACCGAATTCCACATCCTGCTCGCCCACATGACGAACAGCCCGATCCTGGTGCGCTATGTCAGCGAGGTCGCCTATCGATGCTGCCTGACGCTGTCGCTGTACAGCCGGCCGCATTCCACGGAATGCGCCATCAACGAGCATCGCGCCATCATCGCCGCGCTGGCAAAAGGCGACGAGGCCAGGGTGATGGAATTGATGCATCACCACCTGGATTCCGTGGCCAACCGTGCGCTGGTAGCCCCTGCCCCGCAGCGCGGCCGTGATCTCCTCGACATTCTCGCGCCCTATGCCGACGAGGTGACGAGCGAGCGCGTCGTCAAGCTGCCGAAGCTTGCCCGCCGTTAG
- a CDS encoding nuclear transport factor 2 family protein, giving the protein MSAAAKAEARPMTDAEIVEAYLTASMVPDPDAAAAYMKPGTVITFTGGREFDHPRGPTGFNAKRYRWVKKRMDRFDVCPGADETVVYSVGTLYGEWMDGTPFEGNRYVDRFVVKGGQIVKMDVWNDSAERILVQRGIEA; this is encoded by the coding sequence ATGTCCGCCGCCGCAAAAGCCGAAGCTCGTCCGATGACCGATGCCGAGATCGTGGAGGCCTATCTCACGGCCTCGATGGTACCCGATCCCGATGCCGCGGCGGCCTACATGAAGCCGGGCACGGTGATCACGTTTACCGGCGGGCGCGAGTTCGACCATCCGCGTGGGCCGACCGGCTTCAACGCGAAACGCTATCGCTGGGTCAAGAAGAGGATGGACCGCTTCGACGTCTGCCCGGGCGCAGACGAGACCGTCGTCTACAGCGTCGGCACGCTCTATGGCGAGTGGATGGACGGCACGCCGTTCGAAGGCAATCGCTATGTCGACCGTTTCGTCGTCAAGGGCGGGCAGATCGTGAAGATGGACGTCTGGAACGACAGCGCCGAGCGCATTCTGGTCCAGCGCGGGATCGAGGCCTAG
- a CDS encoding amidohydrolase family protein, with product MTTEPPLDLIFRNALLRSSAAPVDIGVKNGRIAAIEPRLTCEAVAIDVGGRIVLPGFVDTHVHLDKACLLGRCGHDHGSLGDAIRAVSAMKRDFTVEDVYARGAKVIERAIVHGTTRMRTHVEIDPRIGLRSFEAMKALKRDYAWALDLSLCVFPQEGLTNDPGTEELLVQALRDGGDVIGGCPYTDTAPNAHLERIFDLAQEFDVDVDLHLDFDLDPSWWHLDEVCRQSERRNYQGRVAIGHATKLSALPPERLRAATAQLAKAGVAVTVLPATDLYLMGREATHNAPRGLTLAHKLVGEGILCSVATNNVLNPFTPFGDASLLRMANFYANVAHASVADFDTCLDLVTELPARLMNLTDYGIKVGNPADLVVLDTQDSRFAIAELADIVMGFKNGRQTFERPRATLFGRSDPSRSV from the coding sequence ATGACCACCGAGCCCCCTCTCGACCTGATCTTCCGCAACGCCCTGTTGCGATCATCCGCCGCACCCGTCGATATCGGCGTGAAGAACGGCCGGATCGCCGCCATCGAGCCCAGGCTTACCTGCGAGGCCGTCGCAATCGATGTCGGCGGCCGGATCGTCCTGCCCGGTTTCGTCGATACCCATGTCCATCTCGACAAGGCCTGCCTGCTCGGCCGCTGCGGGCACGATCACGGCAGTCTCGGCGATGCAATCCGCGCCGTATCGGCGATGAAGCGCGACTTCACCGTCGAGGACGTCTATGCGCGCGGCGCAAAGGTGATCGAGCGCGCGATCGTGCACGGCACGACGCGCATGCGCACCCATGTCGAGATCGATCCCCGCATCGGCTTGCGCAGCTTCGAGGCGATGAAGGCGCTCAAGCGCGACTACGCCTGGGCACTCGACCTCTCCCTGTGTGTCTTTCCGCAGGAAGGCCTGACCAACGATCCCGGTACCGAGGAGCTGCTGGTCCAGGCGCTGCGGGACGGCGGCGATGTGATCGGCGGCTGCCCCTATACCGACACCGCGCCGAACGCGCATCTCGAACGCATCTTCGATCTCGCACAGGAGTTCGACGTCGACGTCGATCTCCACCTCGACTTCGATCTCGATCCATCCTGGTGGCACCTCGATGAAGTCTGCCGGCAGAGCGAGCGGCGCAACTACCAGGGGCGCGTGGCGATCGGGCACGCCACAAAACTCTCGGCGCTGCCGCCGGAGCGTCTGAGAGCAGCCACCGCACAATTGGCGAAAGCCGGTGTCGCCGTCACCGTGCTGCCCGCCACCGATCTCTATCTGATGGGACGCGAGGCCACCCACAACGCGCCGCGAGGGCTGACGCTGGCCCATAAGCTCGTGGGTGAAGGCATCCTGTGCTCGGTCGCAACCAACAACGTGCTGAACCCCTTCACGCCGTTCGGCGATGCCTCGCTGCTGCGCATGGCGAATTTCTACGCCAACGTCGCGCACGCATCCGTCGCCGACTTCGATACCTGCCTCGATCTCGTGACCGAGCTGCCCGCGCGCCTGATGAACCTGACGGACTACGGCATCAAGGTCGGCAACCCCGCCGACCTCGTCGTGCTCGATACACAGGACAGCCGCTTCGCAATCGCCGAGCTTGCGGACATCGTGATGGGCTTCAAGAATGGCCGGCAGACGTTTGAGCGGCCCCGGGCGACCTTGTTTGGTCGCTCCGACCCGAGCCGCTCGGTCTGA